A genomic window from Coffea eugenioides isolate CCC68of unplaced genomic scaffold, Ceug_1.0 ScVebR1_40;HRSCAF=220, whole genome shotgun sequence includes:
- the LOC113758224 gene encoding uncharacterized protein LOC113758224, with translation MGEFQRMLRESMASLHQRMDRLELSQARSKAAHRDALPREELASNSEEDDFIRRPKQDYRRTDDRLKGVKIKIPSFQGKSSPEAYLEWEQRIEMERTSRRRNRERPISTWEELRTTMRKWFVPSHYYRDLYQRLQTLVQGSRSVEDYYKEMEITMLRADIVEDREATMARFLNSLRPEIAELVELQNYVDMPELINKASNIEKRLKRRGNPRNPSFSTTPLWRGNPTFEWERPSTGLSKFTPKSEPPKQAPKATTKPPFDSSKPRSGDKCFKCQGFGHIASQCPNRRTMIVLPSGDVVSDDEDEVTEMPPLIDEDEDSEVEVEATTEQVGVALVARRALATQVKRVDETQRDNIFYTRCHVKRRVCSLIIDVGSCTNVASTLMVDHLSLPTLRHPNPYRLQWLNESGDIKVTKQVVVPFRIGKYEDEILCDVVPMQASHILLGRPWQYDKKTTHDGFTNKYSFLHHNKKMILVPLTPQQVHEDQLRLQ, from the exons ATGGGGGAGTTCCAACGCATGCTTAGGGAGTCCATGGCATCTCTACACCAACGGATGGACCGCTTAGAGCTTTCTCAAGCTCGGTCCAAAGCTGCCCATCGAGATGCTCTACCTCGCGAGGAGTTGGCTTCTAATAGCGAGGAAGATGACTTCATCCGTCGGCCCAAGCAGGACTACCGGAGAACCGATGACAGATTAAAGGGGGTCAAGATCAAGATTCCCTCATTCCAAGGCAAGTCTAGCCCAGAGGCTTACCTAGAATGGGAACAACGAATCGAGATG GAGCGCACTAGCAGACGCCGCAATAGAGAACGGCCAATTAGTACATGGGAGGAGCTACGAACCACCATGAGAAAATGGTTCGTACCCAGCCATTACTACCGTGATCTATACCAGAGGCTCCAGACATTAGTTCAAGGAAGCCGtagtgtggaggactactacaaggagatggagatcaCCATGCTCCGAGCAGACATTGTGGAGGATAGAGAGGCTACCATGGCGAGATTTCTTAACAGCTTGAGGCCTGAGATCGCTGAGTTGGTGGAGTTGCAAAACTACGTGGACATGCCTGAGTTAATTAATAAAGCATCCAATATTGAgaagaggctcaagaggaggggtaacCCTCGAAACCCTAGCTTCTCAACCACGCCTCTTTGGAGGGGTAATCCGACCTTTGAGTGGGAACGGCCTAGTACAGGGTTGTCTAAGTTCACTCCTAAGTCCGAGCCACCAAAGCAAGCACCCAAGGCAACCACCAAGCCTCCATTCGACTCCTCCAAGCCACGAAGCGGCGAcaagtgcttcaaatgccaaggatttGGGCACATTGCTTCTCAGTGTCCCAATAGGCGTACCATGATTGTCCTACCGAGCGGAGATGTCGTATCTGACGACGAGGACGAGGTCACCGAGATGCCTCCATTgattgatgaagatgaagattccGAGGTGGAGGTTGAGGCCACTACTGAGCAAGTGGGTGTTGCTCTAGTAGCCCGTCGAGCTCTTGCAACCCAGGTCAAGAGAGTGGATGAGACCCAACGTGACAACATCTTCTACACACGGTGTCACGTCAAGAGAAGAGTATGTAGCCTCATCATCGACGTGGGTAGTTGTACCAACGTGGCAAGCACTCTCATGGTAGATCATCTTTCCTTGCCCACGTTGAGGCACCCTAACCCATACCGCTTGCAATGGCTCAATGAGAGTGGGGATATCAAAGTCACCAAGCAAGTGGTGGTGCCTTTCCGAATTGGGAAGTATGAGGACGAGATCCTTTGTGACGTCGTTCCCATGCAAGCTTCTCACATTTTGTTGGGACGGCCATGGCAATATGACAAGAAGACTACTCATGATGGCTTTACCAACAAGTACTCCTTCTTGCACCACAACAAGAAGATGATACTTGTTCCTCTCACCCCTCAGCAGGTGCATGAAGATCAACTGCGATTGCAATAG